One Trichoplusia ni isolate ovarian cell line Hi5 chromosome 6, tn1, whole genome shotgun sequence DNA segment encodes these proteins:
- the LOC113494731 gene encoding extensin-like produces MEVTPKMILLLLVALAQHAANAQYYTAQCSAPAPAPYISQAPPCSCCSAPLNIPAPPASPVYVTLPAPPPLCVQPPPLPPMMIELPAPAPITVTPPPSPPLMVNPPPLPPMTITPPSIPPICVTPPPPPPMCVTPPNPPPMYVNPPLPPMILLDLPLPPPIVIELPPPPPIVVQPPALGQIMIQPPPLPAMPVQPPPLPPMMVQPPPNPPMMIELPALPPISVQPPCPPPMCVQPPPPAPISVQPPPLPPVMVQPPLPPSMCIQPPPMEPFCVQPPPPTPICFQSSAPCGCGCSASPTPIYL; encoded by the exons ATGGAGGTGACTCcgaaaatgattttattgctGTTGGTAGCATTGGCCCAG CATGCTGCAAACGCGCAGTACTATACAGCGCAGTGCTCAGCACCGGCGCCTGCTCCGTACATATCGCAAGCCCCTCCTTGCTCCTGCTGCTCGGCTCCTCTAAACATCCCGGCGCCCCCGGCTAGTCCTGTCTACGTCACGTTACCCGCTCCCCCGCCGCTCTGCGTCCAGCCGCCTCCCTTGCCACCAATGATGATAGAACTCCCTGCTCCTGCGCCGATCACTGTCACACCCCCGCCTTCCCCTCCTTTAATGGTCAATCCTCCGCCTTTACCACCGATGACCATCACTCCTCCATCGATTCCTCCAATTTGTGTGACTCCTCCGCCGCCTCCCCCTATGTGTGTGACGCCACCTAATCCTCCGCCGATGTACGTGAACCCCCCCTTGCCGCCAATGATTCTTTTAGATCTACCACTGCCGCCTCCGATAGTGATTGAGTTGCCTCCTCCGCCACCAATTGTAGTGCAGCCACCAGCTTTAGGGCAGATTATGATCCAGCCTCCTCCTCTACCAGCTATGCCTGTACAGCCGCCTCCGCTTCCTCCCATGATGGTGCAGCCGCCGCCGAACCCGCCTATGATGATTGAGCTGCCGGCGTTGCCTCCGATAAGTGTGCAGCCGCCGTGCCCGCCTCCGATGTGCGTACAGCCGCCCCCGCCGGCTCCCATCAGCGTGCAGCCACCTCCCCTGCCCCCGGTCATGGTGCAGCCGCCGCTGCCTCCCTCGATGTGCATTCAGCCGCCACCTATGGAGCCATTCTGTGTGCAGCCCCCTCCCCCCACCCCTATCTGCTTCCAGTCGTCTGCGCCGTGCGGCTGCGGGTGCTCGGCATCACCCACTCCTATCTACTTGTGA